Proteins encoded within one genomic window of Ursus arctos isolate Adak ecotype North America unplaced genomic scaffold, UrsArc2.0 scaffold_7, whole genome shotgun sequence:
- the XPNPEP1 gene encoding xaa-Pro aminopeptidase 1 isoform X5, protein MAPKVTSELLRQLRQAMRNTEYVTEPIQAYIIPSGDAHQSEYIAPCDCRRAFVSGFDGSAGTAIITEEHAAMWTDGRYFLQAAKQMDSNWTLMKMGLKDTPTQEDWLVSVLPEGSRVGVDPLIIPTDYWKKMAKVLRSAGHHLIPVKENLVDKIWTDRPERPCKPLLTLGLDYTGISWKDKVADLRLKMAERNVVWFVVTALDEIAWLFNLRGSDVEHNPVFFSYAIIGLETIMLFIDGDRIDAPSVKEHLLFDLGLEAEYRIQVLPYKSILSELKALCANLSPREKVWVSDKASYAVSEAIPKDHRCCMPYTPICIAKAVKNSAESEGMRRAHIKDAVALCELFNWLEKEVPKGGVSEISAADKAEEFRRQQADFVDLSFPTISSTGPNGAIIHYAPVPETNRTLSLDEVYLIDSGAQYKDGTTDVTRTMHFGTPTAYEKECFTYVLKGHIAVSAAVFPTGTKGHLLDSFARSALWDSGLDYLHGTGHGVGSFLNVHEGPCGISYKTFSDEPLEAGMIVTDEPGYYEDGAFGIRIENVVLVVPVKTKYNFNNRGSLTFEPLTLVPIQTKMIDVDSLTDKECDWLNNYHLTCREVIGKELQKQGRQEALEWLIRETQPISKQH, encoded by the exons agtgagtACATTGCTCCGTGTGACTGTCGGCGGGCCTTCGTCTCTGGATTTGATGGCTCTGCGG GCACGGCCATCATTACGGAAGAGCATGCGGCCATGTGGACTGATGGACGCTACTTTCTCCAGGCAGCCAAACAGATGGACAGCAACTGGACGCTCATGAAGATGG gCCTGAAGGACACACCAACTCAGGAGGATTGGCTGGTGAGTGTACTTCCTGAAGGATCCAGGGTTGGTGTGGACCCACTGATCATTCCCACAG ATTACTGGAAGAAGATGGCCAAGGTTCTGAGAAGTGCAGGCCACCACCTCATCCCTGTCAAGGAGAACCTTGTGGACAAAATCTGGACAGACCGTCCTGAGCGCCCGTGCAAGCCCCTCCTCACACTAGGCCTGGATTACACAG GCATCTCCTGGAAGGACAAGGTTGCAGACCTTCGGTTGAAAATGGCTGAGAGGAACGTCGTGTGGTTTGTGGTCACTGCCCTGGATGAGATTGCAT ggctgtTCAATCTCCGAGGGTCCGATGTGGAGCACAATCCGGTGTTTTTCTCCTATGCAATCATAGGATTGGAGACGATCAT GCTCTTCATTGATGGTGACCGCATAGATGCCCCCAGTGTGAAGGAGCACCTGCTTTTTGACTTGGGTCTGGAAGCTGAATACAGAATCCAGGTGCTTCCCTACAAGTCCATCCTGAGCGAGCTCAAGGCTCTGTGTGCCAATCTCTCCCCAAGGGAGAAGGTGTGGGTCAGCGACAAGGCCAGCTATGCCGTGAGCGAGGCCATCCCCAAG GATCATCGATGCTGTATGCCTTACACCCCCATCTGCATCGCCAAAGCTGTGAAGAATTCTGCCGAATCAGAAGGCATGAGGCGAGCTCAC ATTAAAGATGCTGTTGCCCTCTGTGAACTCTTTAACTGGCTGGAGAAAGAG GTGCCCAAAGGTGGTGTGTCAGAGATCTCAGCTGCTGACAAAGCCGAGGAATTTCGCAG GCAACAGGCTGACTTTGTGGACCTGAGCTTCCCAACGATTTCCAGTACGGGACCCAATGGCGCCATCATTCACTACGC GCCGGTCCCTGAGACGAATAGGACGTTGTCGCTAGATGAGGTGTACCTGATCGACTCGGGAGCCCAGTACAA GGATGGGACGACAGATGTGACACGGACCATGCATTTTGGGACCCCTACGGCCTATGAGAAG GAATGCTTCACATATGTCCTCAAGGGCCACATAGCTGTGAGTGCAGCCGTTTTCCCGACTGGAACCAAAG GACACCTTCTTGACTCGTTCGCCCGCTCAGCTTTATGGGATTCTGGCCTGGATTACCTGCACGGAACAGGACACGGTGTTGGGTCTTTCCTGAATGTTCACGAGGGTCCTTGTGGCATCAGTTATAAAACCTTCTCTGATGAGCCCTTGGAGGCAGGCATGATTGTCACTGATG AGCCAGGGTATTATGAAGATGGGGCTTTTGGAATTCGCATTGAAAATGTTGTCCTGGTGGTTCCTGTGAAGACCAAG TATAACTTCAATAACCGGGGAAGCCTGACCTTTGAACCTTTAACTTTGGTTCCGATACAGACCAAAATGATAGATGTGGACTCTCTTACAGACAAAGAG TGTGACTGGCTCAACAATTACCACCTGACCTGCAGGGAAGTGATCGGGAAGGAATTGCAGAAGCAGGGCCGCCAGGAAGCTCTCGAGTGGCTCATCAGGGAGACGCAACCCATCTCCAAGCAGCATTAA